One window of the Aptenodytes patagonicus chromosome 5, bAptPat1.pri.cur, whole genome shotgun sequence genome contains the following:
- the LRRC8C gene encoding volume-regulated anion channel subunit LRRC8C translates to MIPVTEFRQFSEQQPAFRVLKPWWDVFTDYLSVAMLMIGVFGCTLQVMQDKIICLPKRVQPCQNQSNSSNVFNTIPDTTPLPPPKPSTPPATVEMKGLKTDLDLQQYSFINQVCYERALHWYAKYFPYLVLIHTLVFMLCSNFWFKFPGSSSKIEHFISILGKCFDSPWTTRALSEVSGEDSEEKDNRKNNINKSNTIQPSTEGTLVKTQSLKSIPEKLVVDKGTPGALDKKEGEQAKALFEKVKKFRLHVEEGDILYVMYVRQTVLKVIKFLIIIAYNTALVSEVNFTVVCNVDIEDMTGYKNFCCNHTMAHLFSKLSYCYLCFVSIYGLTCLYTLYWLFYRSLKEYSFEYVRQETGIDDIPDVKNDFAFMLHMIDQYDPLYSKRFAVFLSEVSENKLKQLNLNNEWTADKLRQRLQTNSHSHLELQLFMLSGLPDTVFEITELQSLKLEIINNVMIPATIAQLDNLQELSLHQCSVKIHSAALAFLKENLKILSVKFDDIRELPHWMYGLRNLEELYLIGSLSHDISKNITLESFRELKSLKVLYIKSNLSKIPQSAVDVSSHLQKLCIHNDGTKLVMLNNLKKMVNLTQLELVHCDLERIPHAVFSLLSLQELDLKENNLKSIEEIVSFQHLRKLTILKLWYNSITYIPEHIKKLTSLERLSFSHNKIEVLPSHLFLCNKIRYLDLSYNDIRFIPPEIGVLQSLQYFSITCNKVESVPDELYFCKKLKTLKIGKNNLSVLSPKIGNLVFLSYLDIKGNHFEILPPELGECRALKRTAFTVEDTLFETLPSDVREQMKAE, encoded by the exons ATGATTCCCGTGACCGAGTTTCGCCAGTTCTCAGAGCAGCAGCCGGCGTTCAGGGTGCTGAAGCCCTGGTGGGATGTGTTCACGGACTATCTCTCCGTCGCCATGCTGATGATCGGTGTGTTTGGGTGCACACTACAG GTCATGCAAGACAAGATAATATGCCTTCCAAAGCGCGTACAGCCTTGCCAGAACCAATCTAATAGTTCAAATGTGTTTAACACAATCCCAGACACAACCCCCCTTCCTCCACCCAAGCCATCCACCCCTCCAGCTACAGTTGAAATGAAAGGACTGAAGACTGATTTGGACCTTCAGCAATACAGCTTTATAAATCAGGTGTGCTATGAACGTGCCCTGCACTGGTATGCCAAGTACTTCCCTTACCTTGTCCTTATACACACACTGGTCTTCATGCTGTGTAGTAACTTTTGGTTCAAATTCCCGGGATCGAGCTCCAAAATTGAACACTTCATTTCAATACTCGGGAAATGTTTCGATTCTCCCTGGACGACAAGAGCCTTATCCGAAGTGTCAGGGGAAGACTCTGAAGAGAAAGATAACAGGAAGAACAACATAAACAAGTCTAATACTATCCAGCCAAGCACTGAAGGCACTTTGGTCAAGACACAGTCTTTAAAATCAATCCCTGAGAAGTTAGTTGTGGATAAGGGAACACCTGGGGCATTAGATAAGAAGGAAGGTGAACAGGCCAAAGCACTGTTTGAAAAGGTGAAGAAATTCAGACTGCATGTTGAGGAGGGTGATATACTCTACGTCATGTACGTTCGCCAGACTGTACTTAAGGTAATTAAATTCCTTATTATTATTGCTTACAACACAGCACTTGTCTCAGAAGTTAATTTTACAGTAGTCTGTAACGTTGATATAGAAGACATGACAGGATATAAGAATTTTTGCTGTAATCACACGATGGCCCATCTATTCTCTAAACTTTCCTACTGCTACCTGTGCTTTGTCAGCATCTATGGCCTCACATGCCTTTACACCCTATACTGGCTGTTCTATCGTTCACTGAAAGAATACTCTTTTGAATATGTTCGGCAAGAGACGGGAATTGATGATATCCCGGATGTGAAGAATGACTTTGCTTTTATGCTTCATATGATCGATCAGTATGATCCTCTCTATTCCAAGCGATTTGCTGTCTTCctctctgaagtcagtgaaaataaGCTGAAACAGCTGAACCTAAACAACGAGTGGACTGCAGATAAACTGCGACAGAGGCTACAGACGAACTCCCATAGCCATTTGGAGCTACAGCTTTTCATGCTCTCTGGACTACCAGACACAGTTTTTGAAATTACTGAGCTGCAGTctttaaaacttgaaataattaataatgTAATGATACCAGCAACCATTGCACAGCTGGACAATCTCCAGGAGCTCTCGTTGCACCAGTGCTCTGTGAAGATTCACAGCGCCGCCTTGGCGTTTCTGAAGGAGAATCTCAAGATCTTGAGTGTCAAGTTTGACGACATCAGAGAACTTCCACACTGGATGTATGGCCTCAGAAATTTGGAAGAGCTCTATTTAATTGGCTCCCTAAGTCACGATATTTCCAAAAACATTACACTGGAGTCTTTTCGGGAACTTAAAAGCCTTAAAGTCCTTTACATAAAAAGCAATTTGTCCAAAATCCCACAATCTGCAGTCGATGTTTCAAGTCACCTGCAAAAATTGTGCATTCATAATGACGGCACTAAGTTAGTGATGCTCAACAACCTGAAGAAGATGGTCAACCTGACACAGCTGGAATTGGTTCATTGTGATTTAGAGCGCATTCCTCATGCAgtcttcagccttctcagtcttcAGGAATTGGATCTAAAGGAAAACAACCTCAAATCCATTGAAGAAATAGTAAGTTTTCAACATCTGCGAAAACTGACAATCCTAAAGCTGTGGTACAACAGTATAACGTACATCCCAGAGCATATAAAGAAACTCACTAGTCTCGAGCGGCTTTCCTTCAGCCATAACAAAATAGAGGTTCTTCCATCCCACCTATTCCTATGCAACAAAATCAGATACTTGGATTTGTCTTACAATGACATTCGCTTTATCCCACCTGAAATAGGAGTTCTGCAGAGTTTACAATACTTTTCCATTACTTGCAACAAAGTGGAGAGCGTGCCAGATGAACTATACTTTTGCAAAAAACTTAAGACTCTGAAAATTGGGAAAAATAACTTGTCTGTCCTTTCACCTAAAATTGGTAATTTGGTATTCCTCTCCTACTTGGATATTAAAGGCAATCACTTTGAAATCCTCCCACCTGAGCTGGGTGAATGTAGAGCTCTGAAGCGGACTGCTTTCACTGTAGAGGACACCTTGTTTGAAACATTGCCTTCTGATGTCAGGGAACAAATGAAAGCTGAATAG